A single genomic interval of Phocoenobacter uteri harbors:
- the pilW gene encoding type IV pilus biogenesis/stability protein PilW produces the protein MKFAKFYKNLTAYLTVFILAGCVSTQTDLSINRTDAMKARLNLALAYLKENNYPKAKLNIDKAIEHNAQDYLPYSVLAYYYQQTGNVAKATETYQQAVTFSQKFTKNQQPRPDVLNNYGTFLCKQGQFEQAYSQFEQALSSEQPYYHQADTLENIVLCAKTEKNLAQMNKALNQLKMVDQARAEKLDL, from the coding sequence ATGAAATTTGCAAAATTCTATAAAAATTTAACCGCTTACTTAACGGTTTTCATTTTAGCTGGCTGTGTTTCTACTCAAACAGACCTCTCTATCAATCGTACTGATGCAATGAAAGCAAGGTTAAACCTTGCTTTGGCGTATCTGAAAGAAAATAATTATCCAAAAGCCAAGCTAAATATTGATAAAGCTATTGAACATAATGCTCAGGATTATCTGCCTTATTCCGTGTTAGCTTACTATTATCAGCAAACAGGTAATGTTGCCAAAGCGACAGAAACCTATCAACAAGCGGTCACTTTTAGTCAGAAATTTACTAAAAATCAGCAACCGCGTCCTGATGTATTAAATAATTATGGGACATTCTTGTGTAAACAAGGGCAATTTGAACAGGCGTATTCTCAATTTGAGCAGGCTCTTAGCAGTGAACAGCCTTATTATCATCAAGCCGATACCTTAGAAAATATTGTGCTTTGTGCCAAAACGGAAAAAAACCTTGCTCAAATGAACAAGGCTTTAAATCAGTTAAAAATGGTCGATCAGGCAAGAGCTGAAAAATTAGACCTATAG